In Marinibacterium anthonyi, the DNA window AACAGGTGACGTTGCGCGCCTGCAGGCGGCGGCAGGCCAGGTCGGCCATGTCGCGGGTCATGCCCTGGAAGGTGGCGTCGTAGCCGCGCGCGCTTTTGACGACCTGGCGGTCGACGCCGTCCAGAGTGGCCATTTCCGACAGCGCCGTGCTGAGCAGGACCTTTTCGGCCTGGTAGCGGCTGTTGTAGCGGCCGACGTTGATGCCCCAATGCGCGTCGCCCTTGGTGGACAGCCGGGTCACGACCTCCTGCTCGGGCTCGGGTTCGGCTTCGGGCCGGGCTTCGGGGACCAGCGAGGCCAGCTGGACCGTGGCGTCGTCGCTGGCATCGCCTTCTTCCAGCGGGGCGGCCGCGCCGGGGCTGGCGGTGGTGGCGACCAGTGAATCGATCTGGTCCTGCAGCGCGCTGGCGGCGGCAGCGGTGACCACGGGCAGCGGGCGGACCATCGGGCGCAGGCTTTTGGCGACGCCGCCGCTGACGCGGACGGTCTTGCCGGCGGTGCCGGCGGGCGCGCCGACGCTGGCCAGGGCGTTGCCGGCATAGACCGGCGGCGTGGGCTTGTTCAGGGGCGCATGCGAAGGCGCGCGCTTGAACCCCATGTCCAGCAGTTCCGCCACCTTGGCGTTGCGCGCCGCCGAGGAGGTGCCGCCGAAGACGGTGACGATGATGCGTTCGTCGCCGCGCTTGGCCGAGGCCACCAGGTTGGAGCCGGAGGCGGAGGTGTAGCCCGTCTTGATCCCGTCGGCGCCCTGGTAGGAATCGAGCAGACGGCGGTTGGTGTTGGGCACCACGCGGAGGCCCGCATCGGTCGACCGGCGCGAGAACAGGTTGTAATATTGGGGGAAATCGTACAGCAGGTGCCGGCCCATCGTGGTCATGTCACGGGCGGTCGACAGGTGGCCTTCGCGGGTCAGGCCATTGGCGTTCTTGAAGGTGGTCCGGGTCATGCCCAGCTGCTTGGCGGTGGCGTTCATGCGCCGCGCGAAGGCTTCTTCGCTGCCCGATATCGCCTCGCCGATGGCGGTGGCGCAGTCGTTGGCGGATTTCACCGCCGCGGCCCGGATCAGGTAGCGGAAGGCGATGGTCTGCCCGGCCCTGAGGCCCAGCTTCGACGGCGGTTCCGCCGCCGCGTGGGCCGAGATGCGGACCTGGTCGTCCAACCCGATCTCGCCGTTCTCGATCGCCTGGAAGGCGATGTAGAGCGTCATCATCTTGGTCAGCGATGCCGGGTGGAGCCGGGCATCCGCGTTTCTGGAATGCAGCACCTCGCCGGTGCGTGCGTCGATAACCATGGCCGCGTAGGGGGCTGCGATGGCCGGAAGCGCGCTAAGAAGCGCCACCGCCATGAACAGCACGAACCCCAGACGGGCCGGCGAATGTAGCCGAACCTGCACGATATTTGCCTCTGTCTGCCTCGTGGCGCCCGTTTGATCGGCACCTGTTTGGAATTCTTGCAGCCAAGGTAACACAGTGGAAATTTGAAATAAACCTGTGACTTGCACGCAAGTATTCAGCCGAAAGGTTAACGAATCAATATC includes these proteins:
- the dacF gene encoding D-alanyl-D-alanine carboxypeptidase DacF precursor, giving the protein MQVRLHSPARLGFVLFMAVALLSALPAIAAPYAAMVIDARTGEVLHSRNADARLHPASLTKMMTLYIAFQAIENGEIGLDDQVRISAHAAAEPPSKLGLRAGQTIAFRYLIRAAAVKSANDCATAIGEAISGSEEAFARRMNATAKQLGMTRTTFKNANGLTREGHLSTARDMTTMGRHLLYDFPQYYNLFSRRSTDAGLRVVPNTNRRLLDSYQGADGIKTGYTSASGSNLVASAKRGDERIIVTVFGGTSSAARNAKVAELLDMGFKRAPSHAPLNKPTPPVYAGNALASVGAPAGTAGKTVRVSGGVAKSLRPMVRPLPVVTAAAASALQDQIDSLVATTASPGAAAPLEEGDASDDATVQLASLVPEARPEAEPEPEQEVVTRLSTKGDAHWGINVGRYNSRYQAEKVLLSTALSEMATLDGVDRQVVKSARGYDATFQGMTRDMADLACRRLQARNVTCFMMGPS